In the Girardinichthys multiradiatus isolate DD_20200921_A chromosome 4, DD_fGirMul_XY1, whole genome shotgun sequence genome, one interval contains:
- the itgb6 gene encoding integrin beta-6 isoform X2: protein MWLLLLSLILRHWIYTVEGSCSIVSAVTCDECLQLSPHCAWCTQENFTDWVSVSGRCDTSDNLLEKGCSRDHLHYPVSESQILQDRPLGKNTDDANTTQISPQKMSLKLRPGSEEIFQVRVQHTEDYPVDMYYLMDLSASMIDDLQMIKDLGSSLSREMSKLTSKFRMGFGSFVEKPVLPYIKITEESLANPCSDVGQSCLPTFGYKHVLSLTSRTSSFNDIIAKQRVSANIDNVECGFDAIMQAAVCGDKIGWRNDSMRLLVFVSDGDSHFGMDSKLAGIVIPNDGQCHLDANNEYSMSTKQEYPTLGQLIDKVVENNILLIFAVTEKQINNYKNYANLIPGATVGVLATDSGNILELIVTAYKELRSEIELEVLGDTEELQMSFATICPNGTVFPDLKLCSNIRPGETVVFNVSVGLSGCLSGVRHFSLKPVGLQDSLEVELESLCSCDCQQPSTANNSQCTEGQGVYHCGVCMCQPGFLGAQCECNEEAVLLSNCFSNNESEICNSQGDCYCGQCVCHASSFGRIYGPYCECDNYSCVRFRGELCGGHGVCDCGECHCERGWTGEYCNCSTSSKACMLEDGSLCSGRGKCMCGQCICSVPGASGEKCERCPTCGDSCSSAKACVECHLLGKDDFGLCDQNCNAAKISINTTADYDKSSSVECTFMMKNECEVSFHVAESETGPIAYNLHMYSFLWICIQGI, encoded by the exons ATGTGGCTTCTACTGCTGAGCCTGATTCTCCGGCACTGGATCTACACCGTGGAGG GATCATGCTCAATTGTGAGCGCTGTGACCTGTGATGAGTGTCTGCAGCTTAGTCCTCATTGTGCCTGGTGTACTCAGGAG AATTTCACAGACTGGGTTTCAGTCTCAGGGAGATGTGACACATCGGATAACTTGCTAGAAAAAGGATGCTCAAGGGACCATCTCCATTACCCCGTTTCCGAAAGCCAAATCCTCCAAGATCGACCACTCGGGAAGAACACAGACGATGCAAACACCACTCAGATCTCCCCACAAAAAATGTCCCTCAAGCTGCGACCAG GCAGTGAGGAGATTTTTCAGGTTAGGGTTCAACACACAGAGGATTATCCAGTAGACATGTACTACCTGATGGACCTGTCAGCCTCCATGATTGATGATCTTCAGATGATCAAAGACTTGGGCTCCTCTCTGTCCAGAGAGATGTCCAAACTCACCAGTAAATTTCGAATGGGCTTTGGCTCCTTTGTGGAAAAGCCCGTCCTTCCCTACATCAAGATTACTGAGGAAAGTCTGGCCAATCCCTGCAG TGACGTGGGACAATCTTGTCTCCCAACATTTGGCTACAAACACGTCTTGTCTTTGACAAGTAGAACCAGCAGTTTCAATGACATAATCGCAAAGCAACGTGTGTCCGCTAATATAGATAATGTGGAATGTGGTTTTGATGCTATCATGCAAGCAGCAGTTTGTGGG GACAAGATCGGTTGGAGGAATGATTCCATGCGTCTGTTGGTGTTTGTCAGTGATGGGGACTCTCACTTCGGGATGGACAGCAAATTGGCCGGGATTGTGATTCCTAATGACGGTCAATGTCATTTGGATGCAAATAATGAATATTCCATGTCCACAAAGCAG GAGTATCCAACTCTCGGTCAGCTCATTGATAAAGTGGTCGAGAACAACATCCTCCTGATATTTGCTGTGACAGAgaagcaaataaataattacaag aACTATGCAAATCTCATACCTGGCGCCACAGTTGGAGTCCTGGCAACAGATTCGGGAAACATCCTGGAACTGATTGTAACAGCTTACAAG GAGCTGCGTTCAGAGATTGAACTTGAGGTTCTCGGAGACACAGAGGAGCTTCAAATGTCCTTTGCAACTATTTGTCCAAATGGTACGGTCTTTCCTGATCTAAAACTGTGCTCCAACATCAGACCAGGCGAGACG GTTGTGTTTAACGTGTCTGTGGGGCTCTCAGGATGTCTGTCAGGAGTTCGGCACTTCTCCCTCAAACCAGTGGGCTTGCAGGACAGCTTGGAGGTGGAACTTGAGTCTCTTTGTTCCTGTGACTGCCAGCAGCCTTCTACAGCAAACAACAGCCAGTGCACAGAAGGCCAGGGGGTTTACCACTGTGGCGTGTGCATGTGTCAGCCAGGGTTTCTAGGAGCCCAGTGTGAATGCAATGAGGAGGCTGTTTTGTTGAGTAACTGCTTCTCGAACAATGAATCTGAGATATGCAACAGTCAAGGGGACTGTTACTGCGGACAGTGTGTGTGTCATGCATCCAGCTTCGGCCGGATCTACGGACCTTACTGCGAGTGTGACAATTACTCCTGTGTTCGCTTCCGAGGAGAACTCTGTGGAG GTCATGGAGTGTGTGACTGCGGGGAGTGTCACTGTGAACGGGGCTGGACGGGGGAATACTGCAACTGCAGCACCAGCTCCAAGGCATGCATGTTGGAGGACGGCAGCCTCTGCAGTGGCAGGGGGAAATGCATGTGCGGCCAGTGCATCTGCTCTGTTCCTGGGGCGTCTGGAGAAAAGTGTGAAAGGTGCCCAACATGTGGAGACTCCTGCAGCTCGGCAAA GGCCTGTGTGGAGTGTCATCTGCTTGGGAAGGATGACTTTGGGTTGTGTGATCAAAACTGCAATGCTGCTAAAATATCCATAAACACAACCGCAG ATTATGACAAGAGCTCTTCCGTGGAATGTACGTTCATGATGAAGAACGAGTGCGAGGTGTCGTTTCATGTCGCAGAGAGTGAGACTGGACCTATCGCCTACAATCTCCACATGTACA GTTTTCTATGGATTTGCATCCAAGGAATTTGA
- the itgb6 gene encoding integrin beta-6 isoform X1, whose translation MWLLLLSLILRHWIYTVEGSCSIVSAVTCDECLQLSPHCAWCTQENFTDWVSVSGRCDTSDNLLEKGCSRDHLHYPVSESQILQDRPLGKNTDDANTTQISPQKMSLKLRPGSEEIFQVRVQHTEDYPVDMYYLMDLSASMIDDLQMIKDLGSSLSREMSKLTSKFRMGFGSFVEKPVLPYIKITEESLANPCSDVGQSCLPTFGYKHVLSLTSRTSSFNDIIAKQRVSANIDNVECGFDAIMQAAVCGDKIGWRNDSMRLLVFVSDGDSHFGMDSKLAGIVIPNDGQCHLDANNEYSMSTKQEYPTLGQLIDKVVENNILLIFAVTEKQINNYKNYANLIPGATVGVLATDSGNILELIVTAYKELRSEIELEVLGDTEELQMSFATICPNGTVFPDLKLCSNIRPGETVVFNVSVGLSGCLSGVRHFSLKPVGLQDSLEVELESLCSCDCQQPSTANNSQCTEGQGVYHCGVCMCQPGFLGAQCECNEEAVLLSNCFSNNESEICNSQGDCYCGQCVCHASSFGRIYGPYCECDNYSCVRFRGELCGGHGVCDCGECHCERGWTGEYCNCSTSSKACMLEDGSLCSGRGKCMCGQCICSVPGASGEKCERCPTCGDSCSSAKACVECHLLGKDDFGLCDQNCNAAKISINTTADYDKSSSVECTFMMKNECEVSFHVAESETGPIAYNLHMYRCPEPPNIPMIILGVSLSVVCIGMILLAVWKALVSVHDRKEVARFEAERAKAKWQTGTNPLFKSSTSTFKNVTYKNTQRKDCTINHY comes from the exons ATGTGGCTTCTACTGCTGAGCCTGATTCTCCGGCACTGGATCTACACCGTGGAGG GATCATGCTCAATTGTGAGCGCTGTGACCTGTGATGAGTGTCTGCAGCTTAGTCCTCATTGTGCCTGGTGTACTCAGGAG AATTTCACAGACTGGGTTTCAGTCTCAGGGAGATGTGACACATCGGATAACTTGCTAGAAAAAGGATGCTCAAGGGACCATCTCCATTACCCCGTTTCCGAAAGCCAAATCCTCCAAGATCGACCACTCGGGAAGAACACAGACGATGCAAACACCACTCAGATCTCCCCACAAAAAATGTCCCTCAAGCTGCGACCAG GCAGTGAGGAGATTTTTCAGGTTAGGGTTCAACACACAGAGGATTATCCAGTAGACATGTACTACCTGATGGACCTGTCAGCCTCCATGATTGATGATCTTCAGATGATCAAAGACTTGGGCTCCTCTCTGTCCAGAGAGATGTCCAAACTCACCAGTAAATTTCGAATGGGCTTTGGCTCCTTTGTGGAAAAGCCCGTCCTTCCCTACATCAAGATTACTGAGGAAAGTCTGGCCAATCCCTGCAG TGACGTGGGACAATCTTGTCTCCCAACATTTGGCTACAAACACGTCTTGTCTTTGACAAGTAGAACCAGCAGTTTCAATGACATAATCGCAAAGCAACGTGTGTCCGCTAATATAGATAATGTGGAATGTGGTTTTGATGCTATCATGCAAGCAGCAGTTTGTGGG GACAAGATCGGTTGGAGGAATGATTCCATGCGTCTGTTGGTGTTTGTCAGTGATGGGGACTCTCACTTCGGGATGGACAGCAAATTGGCCGGGATTGTGATTCCTAATGACGGTCAATGTCATTTGGATGCAAATAATGAATATTCCATGTCCACAAAGCAG GAGTATCCAACTCTCGGTCAGCTCATTGATAAAGTGGTCGAGAACAACATCCTCCTGATATTTGCTGTGACAGAgaagcaaataaataattacaag aACTATGCAAATCTCATACCTGGCGCCACAGTTGGAGTCCTGGCAACAGATTCGGGAAACATCCTGGAACTGATTGTAACAGCTTACAAG GAGCTGCGTTCAGAGATTGAACTTGAGGTTCTCGGAGACACAGAGGAGCTTCAAATGTCCTTTGCAACTATTTGTCCAAATGGTACGGTCTTTCCTGATCTAAAACTGTGCTCCAACATCAGACCAGGCGAGACG GTTGTGTTTAACGTGTCTGTGGGGCTCTCAGGATGTCTGTCAGGAGTTCGGCACTTCTCCCTCAAACCAGTGGGCTTGCAGGACAGCTTGGAGGTGGAACTTGAGTCTCTTTGTTCCTGTGACTGCCAGCAGCCTTCTACAGCAAACAACAGCCAGTGCACAGAAGGCCAGGGGGTTTACCACTGTGGCGTGTGCATGTGTCAGCCAGGGTTTCTAGGAGCCCAGTGTGAATGCAATGAGGAGGCTGTTTTGTTGAGTAACTGCTTCTCGAACAATGAATCTGAGATATGCAACAGTCAAGGGGACTGTTACTGCGGACAGTGTGTGTGTCATGCATCCAGCTTCGGCCGGATCTACGGACCTTACTGCGAGTGTGACAATTACTCCTGTGTTCGCTTCCGAGGAGAACTCTGTGGAG GTCATGGAGTGTGTGACTGCGGGGAGTGTCACTGTGAACGGGGCTGGACGGGGGAATACTGCAACTGCAGCACCAGCTCCAAGGCATGCATGTTGGAGGACGGCAGCCTCTGCAGTGGCAGGGGGAAATGCATGTGCGGCCAGTGCATCTGCTCTGTTCCTGGGGCGTCTGGAGAAAAGTGTGAAAGGTGCCCAACATGTGGAGACTCCTGCAGCTCGGCAAA GGCCTGTGTGGAGTGTCATCTGCTTGGGAAGGATGACTTTGGGTTGTGTGATCAAAACTGCAATGCTGCTAAAATATCCATAAACACAACCGCAG ATTATGACAAGAGCTCTTCCGTGGAATGTACGTTCATGATGAAGAACGAGTGCGAGGTGTCGTTTCATGTCGCAGAGAGTGAGACTGGACCTATCGCCTACAATCTCCACATGTACA GATGCCCGGAGCCCCCCAACATCCCCATGATTATTCTAGGGGTCTCCCTTTCTGTTGTGTGTATTGGCATGATCCTGTTGGCTGTGTGGAAGGCACTGGTGTCGGTGCATGACCGAAAAGAGGTGGCAAGGTTTGAAGCTGAGCGGGCAAAGGCAAAATGGCAGACG GGGACCAACCCTCTTTTCAAAAGCTCCACATCTACATTCAAAAATGTAACTTATAAGAACACACAAAGAAAGGACTGTACAATAAATCACTACTGA